One window of bacterium genomic DNA carries:
- a CDS encoding SRPBCC domain-containing protein, translating to MSFQDDPSLICWRLHLRSPIAKVYQALSTDVGRATFWAESAVEQAGVIHFVFPNNIRWDARVLEAIPCSRYSVHYYGGSIATFTLAEDGQGGTDLTLTDTGVRVEDRVEVIAGWVSVLMALKAAVDFGVDLRAHNRHRHWDTGYVEN from the coding sequence ATGAGCTTTCAAGACGATCCCTCTCTTATTTGCTGGCGGCTGCATCTGCGATCGCCGATCGCCAAAGTCTATCAAGCGTTGTCCACCGACGTTGGGCGGGCGACTTTTTGGGCGGAGTCTGCCGTGGAACAGGCCGGGGTCATTCACTTCGTATTCCCCAACAACATCCGGTGGGACGCTCGCGTTTTGGAAGCCATTCCCTGTTCGCGCTACTCGGTGCATTATTACGGAGGTTCAATCGCCACTTTCACCTTGGCAGAAGATGGCCAGGGCGGCACCGATTTGACTTTGACCGATACTGGCGTGCGCGTTGAGGATCGGGTGGAGGTAATCGCAGGCTGGGTTTCCGTCCTGATGGCTTTGAAAGCTGCCGTGGATTTTGGGGTGGATTTACGAGCCCACAATCGCCACCGGCATTGGGACACTGGTTATGTTGAGAACTGA